The Armatimonadota bacterium genome has a segment encoding these proteins:
- a CDS encoding small basic family protein produces MTNRINPATHTHHYAARLSSVLLPVLAFAAGFGAFYSWTSLEVSTQWAGYLALAVLAGIDSVLGGVRAGMEGKFHSDVFLSGFVLNTVITVAFVWFGDAIGIPELYVAAVVVLGWRIFLNSSLIRRFFIERGRASRAALESSLSAERGMPPVASDSGSDTLPGNDIVGAQ; encoded by the coding sequence TTGACGAACAGGATAAACCCAGCAACCCATACCCACCACTACGCGGCGAGGCTCTCATCGGTCCTGCTGCCCGTGCTCGCGTTTGCCGCGGGCTTCGGCGCGTTTTATTCCTGGACCAGCCTTGAGGTGTCCACGCAATGGGCGGGGTATCTCGCGCTCGCTGTTCTGGCCGGAATCGACTCCGTTCTCGGCGGTGTCCGCGCCGGAATGGAGGGCAAATTTCACAGTGACGTCTTCCTTTCCGGCTTCGTACTGAACACGGTTATCACCGTCGCGTTTGTGTGGTTTGGCGACGCCATCGGCATCCCGGAGCTTTACGTGGCGGCCGTTGTGGTTCTCGGCTGGCGGATCTTCCTGAACAGCTCGCTGATCCGGCGCTTTTTCATCGAACGTGGCCGCGCCAGCCGGGCGGCCCTGGAGTCCTCGCTGAGCGCGGAACGGGGCATGCCCCCCGTCGCTTCAGATTCCGGCTCCGACACCTTACCAGGAAACGACATCGTTGGCGCGCAATAA
- a CDS encoding DUF881 domain-containing protein codes for MNTQNHVQDKASIVQRHWLWQVTALALFLGAILGASLRAQENFRKNNIFPNRNGVPQVEYNRQVKANTALQAEIKRLNEEKRKLTEGYSGGAKVATLKAELRDTMAFAALTPIVGPGVTITLNDVPPAKRKTMGLAVDESNIHDVDVFEVVNELRAAGAEAIVINGQRLSAVSPIRCVGNSVLINATPVGMPLRISAIGNRDGLYSSIMMNGGIMDPENSRLALLNMISITKEKEIRAPAYSGPTALRAGRPQ; via the coding sequence ATGAACACACAAAACCATGTGCAGGATAAGGCCAGCATCGTGCAGCGCCATTGGCTCTGGCAGGTGACTGCGCTGGCGCTGTTTCTTGGCGCCATTCTCGGCGCTTCGCTGCGCGCCCAGGAGAACTTTCGGAAGAACAATATCTTCCCGAACCGCAACGGCGTCCCTCAGGTTGAGTACAACAGGCAGGTGAAGGCCAACACCGCCCTCCAGGCTGAGATCAAGCGCCTGAACGAGGAGAAGCGCAAACTCACGGAAGGGTATTCCGGCGGGGCGAAGGTCGCCACGCTCAAGGCGGAACTCCGGGACACGATGGCGTTCGCCGCGCTCACGCCCATCGTCGGGCCCGGCGTTACGATCACGCTGAACGATGTGCCGCCGGCGAAGCGCAAGACGATGGGCCTCGCGGTGGATGAGTCCAATATCCACGATGTGGATGTTTTCGAGGTTGTCAACGAGTTGCGCGCGGCGGGCGCCGAAGCGATTGTGATCAACGGCCAACGGCTTTCGGCGGTATCGCCGATTCGCTGTGTGGGCAACAGCGTTCTCATCAACGCCACGCCGGTGGGGATGCCCCTCCGAATCAGCGCTATCGGCAATCGCGATGGACTCTATAGCTCGATCATGATGAACGGCGGAATTATGGACCCCGAGAACTCGCGCTTGGCGCTGCTGAACATGATCTCGATTACGAAGGAAAAAGAGATAAGGGCCCCGGCGTATTCGGGGCCGACGGCCCTGCGCGCCGGAAGGCCCCAGTAA
- a CDS encoding FtsQ-type POTRA domain-containing protein: protein MKRQRKPVRKPERADLLAHKPVRAPSASGHTPRSSASPRRRNRYRVPPVVAWNARLRGFRNLLFVALLGEALWLGATSPLLVVRKVTVTGATVRPPDEIRRVARLTKPMNLFRAPTGKAVRLLEALPEIASARVERHLPDSLAVIVNERVPLASVLTPQGCWVMDGGGIVFRSVPAPLAFVPVFAMTPAAPIVVGKPLPIAARGAALATLKGVARLPLARNVRVHLEANGDVWLQNSNGLKIRLGQLDDAPDRLPLTERMLTGPNGRDLISKLLVLDMTSPGNEYTKRRPEFQDYHFDGSRSK, encoded by the coding sequence GTGAAACGCCAACGAAAACCTGTACGAAAACCGGAACGCGCGGATCTGCTGGCTCACAAGCCCGTGCGCGCTCCATCTGCGTCCGGGCACACGCCGCGTTCCTCTGCGTCGCCGCGGCGGCGCAACCGTTACCGCGTCCCGCCCGTCGTGGCCTGGAATGCCCGGCTGCGCGGTTTTCGAAACCTGCTCTTCGTTGCGCTTCTCGGTGAGGCTCTGTGGTTGGGCGCGACGTCTCCGCTGCTGGTCGTTCGCAAGGTCACCGTCACCGGCGCGACGGTCCGCCCGCCGGATGAGATCCGCAGGGTTGCGCGCCTCACGAAGCCAATGAACCTGTTCCGCGCGCCGACCGGCAAAGCGGTTCGTTTACTGGAGGCGCTGCCGGAGATCGCCTCCGCGCGCGTCGAGCGCCATCTGCCCGATTCCCTGGCGGTGATTGTCAATGAGCGCGTGCCGCTGGCGAGCGTTCTCACGCCCCAGGGCTGCTGGGTGATGGACGGTGGCGGGATCGTGTTCCGGAGCGTCCCCGCGCCACTGGCCTTTGTACCCGTGTTCGCGATGACTCCGGCCGCTCCGATCGTGGTCGGGAAGCCGCTTCCCATCGCTGCCCGGGGCGCGGCCCTGGCCACCCTGAAGGGAGTGGCCAGGCTTCCACTCGCGCGCAACGTTCGGGTCCACCTGGAAGCCAACGGCGACGTGTGGCTTCAGAACTCGAACGGGCTGAAGATACGGCTAGGGCAGCTGGACGACGCCCCGGACAGGCTTCCTCTTACCGAACGCATGCTCACCGGGCCGAACGGGCGGGACCTGATCTCAAAACTGCTCGTCCTGGACATGACATCTCCCGGGAACGAGTATACAAAGCGGCGCCCGGAATTCCAGGATTATCACTTCGACGGGAGCCGGAGCAAATAG
- a CDS encoding D-alanine--D-alanine ligase gives MTAERKLRVAVLVGGDSAEREVSLRTGEQVMAALSVARYDAFVVDALALRGIDGAQALWERRPDVVFIALHGPHGEDGSVQGLLDLLGLPYTGSGVLASALAMDKAMCKRVLRGEGIPTPWSLAVTSVPECPEELPVPLVAKPNAQGSSFGMSIIHAHREVAAAVDLALQFDSVCLLEEFITGTEITVSVLGNGDAVALPVIEIIPKAEFYDFDSKYQAGGSTHIIPARISDAAAAKAREYALRCHSALGCRGMSRTDMIVNGDDAVVLEVNTIPGMTPTSLLPDAARAAGISFSEVLDRLIASALAGHTTDN, from the coding sequence GTGACGGCAGAGCGGAAGCTACGGGTTGCGGTATTGGTGGGCGGCGATTCAGCGGAGCGGGAGGTCTCGCTTCGCACGGGTGAACAGGTGATGGCCGCGTTGAGCGTCGCGCGCTACGACGCCTTCGTCGTGGACGCGCTCGCGCTGCGGGGAATCGACGGCGCACAGGCGCTCTGGGAGCGGCGGCCGGACGTCGTCTTCATCGCGCTGCACGGTCCGCACGGCGAAGACGGTTCTGTGCAGGGCCTGCTCGATCTCCTGGGCCTGCCCTATACCGGATCGGGTGTGCTGGCATCCGCGCTGGCGATGGACAAGGCGATGTGCAAGCGGGTGTTGCGCGGCGAGGGGATCCCGACTCCGTGGTCCCTTGCTGTTACGTCCGTTCCGGAGTGTCCCGAGGAGTTGCCGGTGCCCCTCGTCGCGAAGCCGAACGCGCAGGGCTCGAGCTTCGGAATGAGCATTATTCACGCGCATCGGGAGGTCGCCGCGGCGGTCGATCTGGCGCTGCAATTTGACAGTGTCTGCCTGCTGGAGGAATTCATCACCGGAACCGAGATAACGGTATCGGTTCTGGGCAACGGGGACGCTGTGGCGCTGCCTGTCATAGAGATCATCCCGAAGGCGGAGTTCTATGATTTCGACTCCAAATACCAGGCGGGCGGAAGCACGCACATCATCCCGGCGCGCATCAGCGATGCCGCGGCGGCGAAGGCGCGGGAATATGCGCTGCGCTGCCACTCTGCGCTTGGATGCCGCGGAATGAGCCGGACGGATATGATTGTTAATGGGGATGACGCCGTGGTGCTGGAGGTCAACACCATTCCCGGCATGACTCCCACCAGTCTCCTCCCGGACGCGGCGCGCGCCGCCGGGATATCGTTTTCCGAGGTGCTGGACCGCTTGATCGCCAGCGCCCTCGCCGGACATACGACGGATAACTGA
- the murB gene encoding UDP-N-acetylmuramate dehydrogenase — MTLERAPQPSIQGELLRDEPMARHTSFRIGGPADLLILPACEDDVVEAIRWAAASRMPVTVLGNGTNVLVSDLGIRGVTLLIGRSLASIEIHREELRAGCGAPLMKVAFRAARAGLTGMEFAEGIPGTLGGAIFMNAGTLLGEVKDCMVDVRAVTRGGEVVTRTAAELGMAYRASRLCETRDVLLSARFLLRPASADEVQATMARMRERRHRTQPHWDRSAGCVFKNPGAGLSAGRLLDEAGAKGMSVGGAVVSDRHANFVVNAGAATAQDVVTLMGTMRELVRERDGSVLAPEIEFVGEWPEPPLGAGDTE; from the coding sequence ATGACATTGGAGCGCGCCCCTCAACCGTCTATCCAGGGGGAACTGCTTCGCGATGAGCCGATGGCTCGCCACACGTCATTTCGAATCGGTGGGCCGGCCGACCTCCTGATCCTCCCCGCTTGCGAAGACGACGTTGTGGAAGCCATCCGCTGGGCCGCGGCATCCCGGATGCCGGTCACCGTCCTCGGAAACGGCACCAACGTCCTCGTCTCGGACCTCGGGATTCGGGGCGTCACCCTGCTGATCGGGCGCAGCCTGGCGAGCATTGAGATTCATCGCGAAGAGTTGCGCGCTGGCTGCGGCGCTCCGCTGATGAAGGTTGCGTTCCGCGCCGCTCGCGCGGGGCTCACCGGGATGGAATTCGCGGAAGGCATCCCCGGCACGCTGGGCGGCGCGATTTTCATGAACGCCGGGACGCTGCTCGGCGAGGTCAAGGACTGCATGGTGGATGTGCGCGCCGTAACGCGCGGTGGTGAGGTTGTGACCCGCACCGCCGCCGAGCTCGGTATGGCCTACCGTGCCTCCAGGTTGTGCGAAACGCGTGACGTGTTGCTCTCGGCGCGGTTCCTCCTGCGTCCGGCTTCGGCGGACGAGGTTCAGGCGACGATGGCGCGCATGCGGGAGCGGCGCCACAGAACGCAGCCGCATTGGGATCGCTCCGCGGGGTGTGTGTTCAAGAATCCCGGCGCCGGGTTGTCCGCCGGGCGCCTGCTCGATGAAGCAGGGGCGAAGGGCATGTCCGTCGGCGGCGCGGTTGTCTCGGATCGTCACGCGAACTTCGTCGTGAACGCGGGAGCGGCCACGGCGCAGGACGTAGTGACCTTGATGGGAACGATGCGCGAGTTGGTGCGGGAACGTGACGGATCGGTCCTCGCGCCGGAAATCGAGTTTGTTGGCGAGTGGCCGGAGCCGCCGCTCGGGGCAGGAGACACTGAGTGA
- the murC gene encoding UDP-N-acetylmuramate--L-alanine ligase yields the protein MRTLNYHFVGIGGIGMSGLARIAISQGAVVSGSDKADSHILAELRALGATVAVGHSAENVPPGAIVVTTDAIKGANPEVDAARARGQEVIRRSELLGRMMERHEGIAISGTHGKTSTTAMVARIMLESGLDPSVVVGGEALGADRTAHAGTGRYFVAEACEAYGSFVHLAPRIAVVTNIEADHLDFHGSLDHIRAAFRQFTGMVIEGGVVVANADDVESAALAGDCACRTITYGLRSGDWRAMNLSFKGMSSRFDVYHQGEAVATVHLEVPGEHNVSNALAAFVVGVEVGLAARQIADALGSYRGVGRRFELLGERDGVYVYDDYAHHPTEVRVTLSAARRAFPGRIIAVFQPHLYSRTRDFLDDFVAAFNDADAVIVTEIFKSREEPIPGVSGRAIADGIVRRTPGKTVRFVEDKAEVPALARSFAKAGDVLIVMGAGDIRAAGEAYVRGDGA from the coding sequence TTGAGGACACTGAACTACCATTTTGTGGGCATCGGCGGCATCGGAATGAGCGGATTGGCGCGTATCGCCATCTCGCAGGGCGCCGTCGTCTCCGGATCGGATAAGGCCGACTCGCACATACTCGCGGAACTTCGTGCCCTGGGCGCGACCGTAGCCGTCGGCCATTCGGCGGAGAACGTTCCACCCGGCGCCATCGTCGTCACGACCGACGCCATCAAGGGCGCCAACCCCGAGGTTGACGCCGCCCGCGCCCGCGGCCAGGAGGTCATCCGCCGCTCCGAACTCCTCGGCCGGATGATGGAGCGCCACGAAGGCATCGCGATCTCAGGCACCCACGGAAAGACATCCACAACGGCGATGGTCGCCCGCATCATGCTGGAGAGCGGGTTGGATCCCAGCGTCGTCGTTGGCGGGGAAGCGCTGGGCGCGGACCGGACGGCCCACGCCGGAACCGGACGGTATTTTGTCGCGGAGGCCTGCGAGGCATATGGCTCCTTTGTGCACTTGGCGCCGCGCATCGCCGTCGTGACCAACATCGAGGCCGATCACCTGGATTTTCACGGCAGCCTGGACCACATCCGCGCCGCGTTCCGACAGTTCACCGGCATGGTAATCGAGGGCGGCGTGGTCGTCGCCAACGCGGACGACGTGGAGTCCGCGGCGTTGGCCGGCGATTGCGCCTGTCGCACAATCACCTACGGCTTGCGGAGCGGCGACTGGCGGGCGATGAACCTTAGCTTCAAGGGCATGTCAAGTCGCTTCGATGTCTACCACCAGGGAGAAGCGGTCGCAACCGTCCATCTTGAGGTTCCGGGCGAGCACAACGTTTCGAACGCGCTCGCGGCGTTTGTGGTCGGTGTGGAGGTTGGCCTGGCGGCGCGGCAAATCGCGGATGCGCTGGGAAGCTACCGTGGGGTGGGGCGCCGGTTCGAGCTTCTCGGCGAACGCGACGGCGTGTACGTTTACGATGACTACGCCCATCATCCGACGGAGGTGCGCGTGACGCTTTCCGCAGCCCGGCGCGCCTTCCCAGGACGCATCATCGCCGTCTTTCAGCCTCACCTCTATTCACGAACGCGCGACTTTCTGGACGATTTCGTCGCGGCGTTCAATGACGCGGACGCCGTGATCGTCACGGAGATCTTCAAATCACGTGAAGAGCCGATTCCGGGCGTTTCGGGCCGCGCCATCGCCGACGGCATCGTCCGCCGCACTCCCGGGAAGACGGTCCGGTTCGTGGAGGACAAGGCCGAAGTGCCGGCGCTGGCCCGTTCGTTCGCCAAAGCCGGCGACGTTCTCATTGTGATGGGCGCCGGCGATATCCGTGCGGCCGGCGAGGCGTATGTCCGGGGGGATGGGGCATGA
- the murG gene encoding undecaprenyldiphospho-muramoylpentapeptide beta-N-acetylglucosaminyltransferase: MTVVLTGGGTGGHIYPALAIGVALEKRGASLLFIGNEKGLEATLVPEHGVHFAGITTKGFGPHGLKEFVAGTYAVVRGMRQANRYLAREHVEAIVGTGGYASASVVLAGALRGIPIVLHEPNAVAGKANRWLSIFAARVALGFTASGQRLPPRKCVVTGVAVRTPPAPADVTEARARFGLAPDRPTLLAVGGSQGAVALNENLVKSLDYLGAMGFQVLHQTGPQHFEETTQAEWARRPYYRAVPYIEDMPAAYAAADVAICRAGASTVAELALHGVPAVLVPFPHAADDHQRENARIFEEAGAAFAVDQKDLNPGSLCALLERLRGPGKLAAMSEAMRAIARPRAADDIARLALTLAGREQADAPETAQP; the protein is encoded by the coding sequence ATGACAGTGGTTCTAACCGGCGGTGGGACCGGGGGCCATATATACCCGGCTCTGGCGATCGGCGTGGCTCTCGAAAAACGGGGCGCGTCCCTCCTGTTTATCGGTAACGAGAAGGGGCTTGAAGCCACCCTCGTGCCGGAGCACGGCGTTCATTTTGCCGGCATCACGACGAAGGGGTTCGGCCCGCACGGTCTGAAGGAATTCGTGGCCGGGACATACGCCGTTGTCCGGGGCATGAGGCAGGCGAACCGGTACCTGGCGAGAGAGCACGTTGAGGCCATCGTCGGGACCGGGGGCTATGCTTCGGCGAGCGTGGTCCTGGCCGGCGCGCTGAGGGGAATTCCCATCGTGCTGCACGAGCCCAACGCCGTCGCCGGAAAGGCGAATCGCTGGCTCAGCATTTTCGCGGCGCGGGTTGCCCTGGGATTCACCGCGAGCGGTCAACGGCTGCCTCCTCGCAAGTGCGTTGTAACCGGCGTTGCCGTGCGCACTCCGCCGGCGCCCGCGGACGTCACGGAGGCACGGGCTCGATTCGGCCTTGCGCCCGACCGCCCCACACTGCTGGCTGTCGGTGGAAGCCAGGGGGCCGTCGCGCTGAACGAGAACCTCGTGAAGTCGCTGGATTACCTTGGCGCGATGGGGTTTCAGGTGCTGCATCAGACCGGGCCGCAGCACTTTGAGGAGACCACTCAGGCGGAGTGGGCTCGCCGGCCGTATTACCGGGCGGTGCCGTACATCGAGGATATGCCGGCTGCGTACGCCGCCGCGGACGTCGCCATCTGCCGGGCAGGCGCGTCCACCGTCGCCGAACTGGCCCTTCACGGCGTGCCCGCCGTTCTGGTGCCGTTTCCGCACGCCGCGGACGACCACCAGCGGGAAAACGCCCGCATCTTCGAGGAGGCGGGCGCCGCGTTCGCCGTCGATCAGAAGGACTTGAATCCGGGATCGCTGTGCGCCTTGCTGGAGAGGCTTCGGGGCCCAGGAAAGCTGGCGGCCATGAGCGAGGCCATGCGCGCGATCGCCCGGCCCCGCGCCGCCGACGACATCGCCCGGCTCGCGCTCACACTGGCCGGGCGCGAACAGGCGGACGCGCCGGAAACGGCGCAGCCCTGA
- the ftsW gene encoding putative lipid II flippase FtsW, with amino-acid sequence MGATAHVPVRPVDPWLLLVILTLVFVGTFFVFDASYVKAIETSFTNNDPFYFIKRQLVWVVVGFAAFGFGMKLGYWNLRRVAPTLLLIAFLLLIAVLIPGIGRKIEGARRWMQFGPVRLQPSEVAKIFLMIFVANYLAQNPRSIRRLQDGFLPILALIGVVCGLILIEPDMGTMLATVGVSTALLFVGGARGKHIAMFIAGGVVAVGLLCVIEPWRMERLLAFLNPWHDPDGSGYQVLQGLAALGSGGVFGLGPGESRAKWLYLPAEHTDFIFAIIGEEIGLLGGLGILGLFLFLAWRGFVIAGKCTNRFGRLLAIGIALTIGGQAMMNICVVCTLLPATGVPLPLISFGGSSLVLTMFALGVLTDISRRPKLPWDNEDHDSGSNRRWDRGPYIPGSGDRRGSRKTGRVPPVYR; translated from the coding sequence GTGGGAGCCACCGCGCACGTTCCAGTGCGTCCGGTTGACCCGTGGCTCCTGCTTGTAATCCTCACACTGGTGTTCGTCGGCACGTTTTTCGTGTTCGACGCCAGTTATGTGAAGGCCATCGAGACGAGCTTCACGAATAACGATCCGTTCTATTTCATCAAGCGCCAGTTGGTGTGGGTGGTCGTGGGTTTCGCGGCATTCGGCTTCGGCATGAAACTGGGGTACTGGAATCTCCGTCGCGTCGCGCCGACGCTCCTGCTGATCGCCTTTCTATTGCTCATCGCCGTCCTTATTCCCGGAATCGGGAGGAAGATCGAAGGCGCGCGCCGGTGGATGCAGTTCGGGCCGGTGCGGTTGCAGCCTTCGGAAGTCGCCAAGATATTCCTGATGATTTTCGTCGCGAATTACCTTGCGCAGAACCCGCGGAGCATCCGGCGCCTCCAGGACGGCTTCCTGCCGATTCTGGCGCTGATTGGGGTGGTGTGCGGGCTGATTCTGATCGAACCGGACATGGGGACGATGCTGGCAACGGTCGGCGTGTCAACCGCTCTGCTGTTCGTGGGCGGCGCGAGGGGGAAGCATATCGCCATGTTCATCGCCGGCGGGGTCGTGGCGGTGGGGTTGTTGTGTGTCATCGAACCCTGGCGTATGGAGCGCCTGCTGGCGTTCCTGAACCCGTGGCACGACCCGGACGGCTCCGGTTACCAGGTGTTGCAGGGGCTGGCGGCACTCGGCTCGGGCGGAGTGTTCGGGCTAGGTCCCGGCGAGAGCCGCGCCAAATGGCTCTACCTCCCGGCGGAGCACACGGACTTTATCTTCGCGATTATCGGCGAAGAGATCGGGCTCCTCGGTGGACTGGGGATTCTCGGCCTGTTTCTATTCCTCGCGTGGAGGGGGTTCGTTATTGCCGGAAAGTGCACCAACCGGTTTGGGCGCCTTCTGGCCATCGGGATTGCCTTAACCATCGGCGGCCAGGCGATGATGAACATATGCGTCGTCTGTACGCTGCTGCCGGCCACAGGGGTTCCGCTTCCGCTCATCTCCTTTGGCGGCTCATCTCTCGTGCTCACGATGTTCGCGTTGGGAGTGCTGACCGACATATCACGGCGGCCCAAGCTGCCATGGGACAACGAAGATCATGACAGTGGTTCTAACCGGCGGTGGGACCGGGGGCCATATATACCCGGCTCTGGCGATCGGCGTGGCTCTCGAAAAACGGGGCGCGTCCCTCCTGTTTATCGGTAA
- the murD gene encoding UDP-N-acetylmuramoyl-L-alanine--D-glutamate ligase — protein MTFTGKRIAVIGAARTGVAVAQALVPRGASVCVLDGKPEAELALAAAALSAAGATSVWGRDDGPEVAAADIVVPSPGVPKHAPVLRGAVERGQTVWSEPEVAWRISAAPIIGITGTNGKTTTTALLGRMLADAGLDARVGGNIAPGRPLIDLAADAPADAFLIAELSSFQLEWIDGFTPLIGIITNITEDHLNRHKTMAEYTAMKARLFENQTLAEHAIVNADNPLALDVGRSSKGTLWTFSRTTAVERGAFMRSGDMVFRDGETETEIVHASKIRIPGSHNRENAMAAAIAARIVGVPVDSLARTLRDFAGVEHRMEVVAEIDGVTYVNNSMCTNPAALASSLSAFWRPVVLIAGGAEKGLDFAPVPPMMAAWCRAVFTIGDFGPDLAAMAETAGVEPVRHSGDLASALAEAVKVAQAGDVVMLAPGCASFDQFADFEDRGNQFKALVKAQAAK, from the coding sequence ATGACCTTTACCGGCAAACGCATCGCCGTCATCGGCGCGGCCCGGACCGGCGTGGCGGTGGCGCAGGCTCTCGTCCCCCGCGGCGCTTCGGTCTGCGTGCTGGACGGCAAGCCGGAGGCGGAGCTTGCGCTCGCCGCGGCGGCCCTTTCCGCCGCCGGCGCAACCAGTGTATGGGGGCGGGACGACGGCCCCGAGGTCGCCGCCGCGGACATCGTGGTCCCCAGTCCGGGCGTCCCGAAACATGCTCCCGTCCTCCGAGGCGCGGTTGAACGCGGCCAGACCGTCTGGTCCGAGCCGGAAGTTGCCTGGCGGATTTCGGCCGCGCCGATCATCGGCATCACCGGAACCAACGGCAAGACGACCACGACGGCGCTCCTCGGCCGGATGCTGGCCGATGCCGGTCTCGATGCGCGCGTCGGCGGCAATATCGCGCCGGGGCGACCGCTTATCGACCTGGCCGCGGACGCTCCGGCAGACGCCTTCCTGATCGCGGAATTGTCCTCGTTTCAACTGGAGTGGATCGACGGGTTCACGCCGTTAATCGGCATCATAACGAATATCACCGAGGACCACCTGAACCGCCACAAGACGATGGCCGAATATACGGCTATGAAGGCCCGCCTGTTCGAGAACCAGACGCTGGCGGAACACGCCATCGTCAACGCCGATAACCCGCTCGCGCTGGACGTGGGGAGATCGTCCAAAGGTACGCTCTGGACCTTCAGCCGGACCACAGCGGTCGAGCGTGGCGCGTTCATGCGGAGCGGGGATATGGTGTTCCGGGATGGCGAAACCGAGACCGAGATTGTTCACGCCTCCAAGATCCGCATTCCCGGATCGCACAACCGCGAGAATGCTATGGCCGCCGCCATCGCTGCACGCATCGTTGGAGTGCCTGTTGATAGCTTGGCGCGTACGCTGCGAGACTTCGCGGGGGTTGAGCATCGCATGGAGGTCGTCGCCGAGATCGATGGCGTCACCTATGTCAACAACTCGATGTGCACAAATCCGGCTGCGCTGGCCAGTTCTCTGAGCGCTTTCTGGCGTCCGGTCGTCCTCATCGCCGGCGGGGCGGAGAAGGGGCTGGATTTCGCGCCGGTTCCGCCCATGATGGCCGCCTGGTGCCGCGCGGTCTTTACTATCGGTGATTTCGGCCCGGATCTGGCTGCGATGGCGGAAACCGCCGGGGTTGAGCCGGTACGCCATTCGGGCGACCTGGCCTCGGCTCTCGCGGAGGCTGTCAAGGTAGCCCAGGCGGGCGACGTCGTAATGCTTGCGCCCGGTTGCGCGAGCTTTGACCAGTTCGCGGATTTTGAGGACCGGGGCAATCAGTTCAAGGCTCTGGTGAAGGCTCAGGCGGCAAAATGA
- the murF gene encoding UDP-N-acetylmuramoyl-tripeptide--D-alanyl-D-alanine ligase, protein MKPIPAMRVVTSTGAQVLGRPPFGAFLSVSTDTRTLEPGALFIALRGENFDGHRFLGKAEERGALAAIVDEAGIAEYPCDLPIYIVKDTLKAYGDLASGYRRQFSIPVVGITGTVGKTTTKDFTSAILGALGPVVATEANFNNDVGVPQTLFGITDNTAAAVVEMGMRGAGQIARLAAVAEPTCGIITTIGKTHSEFFADGEAGVARAKTELLWGLADGAPVGLPAESPWLESVLRPAAKGPVTTFGMAAGDVRAEDYRLVDGGAAFRIASPEGHVDVHLSAPGRHLALNAAAAFCTAIWHAVPLEAAAEALASVSLGKHRLQVHHAPGGWTVIDDSYNAGPESTRAALEVLHDWPAKRRFAVLGDMRELGPAAEAEHIALGVPAARTLDMLVTVGELASFIGEAAFDAGLSKWIHAADAGSAAEAVESLLREGDVVLVKGSRALALEHAVEGLVQ, encoded by the coding sequence GTGAAACCCATCCCGGCGATGAGAGTTGTCACCTCCACCGGCGCCCAGGTCCTCGGGCGGCCGCCGTTCGGGGCCTTCCTTTCGGTGTCCACCGATACCCGCACGCTGGAACCCGGCGCGCTGTTCATCGCTCTGCGCGGCGAGAACTTCGACGGTCACCGTTTCCTCGGCAAAGCCGAGGAGCGTGGCGCCCTGGCAGCGATCGTGGATGAGGCCGGCATCGCCGAATACCCGTGCGACCTGCCCATCTACATTGTCAAGGACACCCTCAAGGCGTACGGAGACCTCGCGTCGGGGTATCGCCGTCAGTTTTCCATACCCGTGGTGGGCATCACCGGTACGGTGGGAAAGACGACAACCAAGGATTTTACGTCAGCGATCCTGGGCGCGCTTGGCCCGGTCGTCGCGACGGAGGCCAATTTCAACAACGATGTCGGCGTGCCCCAAACGCTGTTTGGCATCACCGATAACACGGCGGCGGCCGTGGTCGAGATGGGGATGCGTGGCGCCGGACAGATCGCGCGCCTCGCGGCCGTAGCGGAGCCGACTTGCGGCATCATCACAACCATCGGTAAGACACACTCCGAGTTCTTCGCCGATGGCGAGGCAGGTGTCGCCCGGGCAAAGACCGAGCTGCTGTGGGGGCTTGCGGACGGCGCACCGGTCGGCCTTCCGGCGGAATCACCTTGGCTTGAGAGCGTTCTTCGCCCTGCCGCCAAAGGGCCGGTCACCACGTTCGGGATGGCCGCCGGAGACGTTCGCGCCGAGGACTATCGCCTTGTTGACGGTGGCGCGGCGTTCCGGATTGCCTCGCCGGAAGGGCATGTGGACGTCCATCTCTCCGCGCCGGGCCGTCACCTCGCCTTGAACGCGGCCGCAGCTTTTTGTACGGCGATCTGGCATGCGGTGCCTCTGGAAGCCGCCGCCGAAGCGTTGGCGTCGGTTTCGCTCGGGAAGCACCGTCTGCAAGTCCACCATGCCCCGGGGGGCTGGACGGTTATCGACGACAGTTACAACGCCGGTCCCGAATCAACCCGCGCCGCGCTGGAAGTCCTTCACGACTGGCCCGCGAAACGGCGGTTCGCCGTGCTGGGCGATATGCGTGAGCTTGGCCCGGCCGCGGAAGCCGAACACATCGCGCTGGGTGTCCCGGCAGCGCGGACCCTCGACATGCTCGTCACGGTTGGCGAACTGGCGTCCTTCATCGGCGAGGCCGCCTTCGACGCCGGGCTGTCGAAGTGGATCCACGCGGCGGACGCCGGCTCTGCCGCCGAAGCAGTGGAATCGCTGCTGCGGGAAGGCGACGTTGTTTTGGTCAAAGGCTCGCGCGCCCTCGCGCTGGAACACGCGGTGGAAGGCTTGGTGCAATGA